The following are encoded together in the Candidatus Limnocylindria bacterium genome:
- a CDS encoding glycosyltransferase, translating to PEEKGLVHRTFRNEHIPHETLGLGLDPPDAYDVAAFRSDHRLDGDLILYLGQVSEGKGCGELLAAWTAYRERPSARPATLVLAGTVRMELPERPDVVALGRIPDAQKYAALAAADALVLPSRFESLGIVLLEAWQVGTPVVVRADNPVTAGQVARSGGGVTYRDADGFGDALDRAIAARAALGAAGRAWVERESSWEAFDARLAQLVALTAQ from the coding sequence CGCCCGAGGAGAAGGGTCTCGTGCACCGCACCTTCCGCAACGAGCACATCCCGCACGAGACGCTCGGGCTGGGACTCGATCCGCCCGACGCGTACGACGTCGCCGCCTTCCGCTCGGATCACCGGCTCGATGGCGATCTGATCCTCTATCTCGGCCAGGTGAGCGAGGGCAAGGGCTGCGGCGAGCTCCTCGCCGCATGGACCGCGTACCGCGAACGTCCGAGCGCGCGGCCCGCGACGCTCGTGCTCGCGGGAACGGTGCGCATGGAGCTGCCCGAGCGCCCCGATGTCGTCGCGCTCGGTCGGATCCCCGACGCGCAGAAGTACGCGGCGCTCGCAGCGGCCGACGCGCTGGTGTTGCCGTCGCGGTTCGAGAGCCTCGGCATCGTCCTCCTCGAGGCCTGGCAGGTGGGGACGCCGGTCGTCGTGCGCGCGGACAACCCCGTGACCGCCGGCCAGGTCGCGCGCTCGGGCGGCGGCGTGACATACCGAGACGCGGACGGCTTCGGTGACGCCCTCGACCGCGCGATCGCGGCGCGCGCCGCGCTCGGCGCCGCCGGCCGCGCGTGGGTGGAGCGCGAGTCGTCATGGGAGGCGTTCGACGCGCGACTTGCGCAGCTCGTCGCGCTGACCGCGCAGTGA